Proteins from one Stegostoma tigrinum isolate sSteTig4 chromosome 17, sSteTig4.hap1, whole genome shotgun sequence genomic window:
- the calca gene encoding calcitonin/calcitonin-related polypeptide, alpha isoform X3, with protein sequence MVLLKISAFFVVCAVFVCQINRSHAVPLRSVLESASDRVALNDYEVRRLLNALVKEFVQMMAEELEQEVPDANSIPLEKRACKTATCATHRLADFLSRTGGMGNSDFVPTDVGANAFGRRRRNAQM encoded by the exons ATGGTTCTGCTGAAGATCTCCGCTTTCTTTGTGGTTTGTGCTGTTTTTGTATGTCAGATAAACCGTTCCCATGCAGTTCCTCTCAG ATCTGTGCTGGAGTCAGCTTCAGACAGGGTGGCGCTCAATGATTACGAAGTTCGACGACTACTGAATGCGCTCGTTAAAGAATTCGTTCAAATGATGGCAGAAGAACTGGAACAAGAAGTACCCGATGCCAACAG CATTCCCTTGGAGAAGAGAGCCTGCAAGACAGCCACTTGTGCGACTCACCGCCTGGCTGACTTCCTCAGCCGGACCGGAGGAATGGGCAACAGCGACTTCGTCCCGACCGACGTGGGGGCCAATGCCTTCGGAAGGCGAAGAAGAAACGCTCAGATGTAG
- the calca gene encoding calcitonin/calcitonin-related polypeptide, alpha isoform X1 has product MVLLKISAFFVVCAVFVCQINRSHAVPLRSVLESASDRVALNDYEVRRLLNALVKEFVQMMAEELEQEVPDANSLDRPIVKRCTGLSTCVVGKLSQELHKLQTIQRTDVGATTPGKKRNILTELENERYSNYGEPLESN; this is encoded by the exons ATGGTTCTGCTGAAGATCTCCGCTTTCTTTGTGGTTTGTGCTGTTTTTGTATGTCAGATAAACCGTTCCCATGCAGTTCCTCTCAG ATCTGTGCTGGAGTCAGCTTCAGACAGGGTGGCGCTCAATGATTACGAAGTTCGACGACTACTGAATGCGCTCGTTAAAGAATTCGTTCAAATGATGGCAGAAGAACTGGAACAAGAAGTACCCGATGCCAACAG CTTGGATAGACCCATTGTCAAACGGTGCACGGGTCTGAGCACTtgtgtggtgggaaagttgtCCCAGGAGTTGCACAAATTACAAACCATCCAGCGCACTGACGTAGGAGCGACAACTCCTGGCAAGAAAAGGAACATTCTCACCGAGCTGGAAAACGAACGCTATTCAAACTACGGAGAGCCACTTGAAAGCAACTAA
- the calca gene encoding calcitonin/calcitonin-related polypeptide, alpha isoform X2 gives MVLLKISAFFVVCAVFVCQINRSHAVPLRSVLESASDRVALNDYEVRRLLNALVKEFVQMMAEELEQEVPDANSSIPLEKRACKTATCATHRLADFLSRTGGMGNSDFVPTDVGANAFGRRRRNAQM, from the exons ATGGTTCTGCTGAAGATCTCCGCTTTCTTTGTGGTTTGTGCTGTTTTTGTATGTCAGATAAACCGTTCCCATGCAGTTCCTCTCAG ATCTGTGCTGGAGTCAGCTTCAGACAGGGTGGCGCTCAATGATTACGAAGTTCGACGACTACTGAATGCGCTCGTTAAAGAATTCGTTCAAATGATGGCAGAAGAACTGGAACAAGAAGTACCCGATGCCAACAG CAGCATTCCCTTGGAGAAGAGAGCCTGCAAGACAGCCACTTGTGCGACTCACCGCCTGGCTGACTTCCTCAGCCGGACCGGAGGAATGGGCAACAGCGACTTCGTCCCGACCGACGTGGGGGCCAATGCCTTCGGAAGGCGAAGAAGAAACGCTCAGATGTAG